A DNA window from Bradyrhizobium barranii subsp. barranii contains the following coding sequences:
- a CDS encoding cation-translocating P-type ATPase, whose amino-acid sequence MQVTRDFSHYVRAAGEGIKHIDLAVEGVHCAGCMAKIERGLSAIPDVTLARVNLTDRRVALEWKQGTLDPARFIDRLEELGYKAYPYETESAEATEVAESRFLLRCLGVAAFATMNVMMLSIPVWSGNVSDMLPEQRDFFHWLSALIALPAAAYAGQPFFRSAWRALSAKTTNMDVPISIGVCLALGMSVVETIHHAEHAYFDAAIMLLTFLLVGRFLDQNMRRRTRAIAGNLAALKAETAAKFVGPDEISQVPVAAIDPGDVVLLRPGERCAVDGTVIEGRSEIDQSLITGETLYVTAEQGTAVYAGSMNISGTLRVRVSAASEATLLAEITRLLDNALQARSRYMRLADRASRLYAPVVHATALITILGWVIAGAGWHDAIVTGVAVLIITCPCALGLAIPTVQTVASGAMFKAGVLLNSGDAIERLAEADHVIFDKTGTLTLPDLEVMNAADIPAGIFELAGRLALSSHHPVAAAVALAAGARSPIVGAVEEAGQGVRAVVDGVELRLGRPSFCRAEALVGSATLDPEASIVAFSKGTEKFILSVRQGLRPDAQAVIAALKARNIGIEILSGDREPAVIAAAHALGIAEWRAGVTPADKIARIEELKRRGAKVLMVGDGMNDAPSLAAAHVSMSPISAAHLSQATADLVFLGRPLAPVVAAIDACRKALHLMRQNLWLAIGYNVLAVPVAISGVVTPLIAAAAMSGSSILVMLNSLRARSASREIV is encoded by the coding sequence ATGCAGGTCACGCGGGATTTTTCGCATTACGTCCGGGCCGCGGGCGAGGGTATCAAGCACATCGATCTCGCGGTCGAGGGGGTTCACTGCGCCGGCTGCATGGCCAAGATCGAGCGCGGATTGTCAGCCATCCCCGACGTCACGCTGGCGCGCGTGAACCTCACCGACCGCCGCGTCGCGCTGGAATGGAAGCAGGGCACGCTCGACCCGGCCCGCTTCATCGATCGGCTCGAGGAACTCGGCTACAAGGCCTATCCTTACGAGACCGAGAGCGCGGAAGCGACGGAAGTGGCGGAATCGCGCTTCCTGCTGCGTTGTCTCGGCGTCGCCGCGTTCGCCACCATGAATGTGATGATGCTGTCGATCCCGGTCTGGTCGGGCAACGTCTCGGACATGCTGCCGGAGCAGCGCGACTTCTTCCACTGGCTGTCGGCGCTGATCGCATTGCCGGCGGCGGCCTATGCCGGCCAGCCGTTCTTCCGCTCGGCCTGGCGCGCGCTGTCGGCCAAGACCACCAACATGGACGTGCCGATCTCGATCGGGGTGTGCCTTGCGCTCGGCATGTCCGTGGTCGAGACCATCCATCACGCCGAGCACGCCTATTTCGACGCGGCGATCATGCTGCTGACCTTCCTGCTGGTCGGCCGCTTCCTCGACCAGAACATGCGGCGGCGGACCCGCGCGATCGCCGGCAATCTCGCCGCGCTGAAGGCGGAGACGGCGGCCAAGTTCGTCGGGCCCGACGAGATTTCGCAGGTCCCCGTCGCGGCGATCGATCCCGGCGACGTCGTGCTACTGCGGCCCGGCGAGCGTTGCGCGGTCGACGGCACGGTGATCGAGGGGCGCTCCGAGATCGACCAGAGCCTGATCACCGGTGAGACGCTCTATGTCACGGCAGAGCAGGGCACGGCGGTCTATGCGGGCTCGATGAACATCTCCGGCACGCTGCGGGTGCGGGTCTCGGCGGCGTCGGAGGCGACGCTGCTCGCCGAGATCACACGGCTGCTCGACAACGCGCTGCAGGCGCGCTCGCGCTACATGCGGCTCGCCGACCGCGCCTCGCGGCTCTACGCGCCGGTGGTGCATGCGACGGCGCTGATCACCATTTTGGGCTGGGTCATCGCGGGTGCCGGCTGGCATGATGCGATCGTCACCGGCGTGGCCGTCTTGATCATCACCTGTCCCTGCGCGCTCGGGCTTGCCATCCCGACCGTGCAGACGGTGGCCTCGGGCGCGATGTTCAAAGCGGGCGTGCTGCTCAATTCAGGTGACGCCATCGAGCGGCTGGCCGAGGCCGACCACGTCATCTTCGACAAGACCGGCACGCTGACGCTGCCCGATCTCGAAGTGATGAACGCGGCCGATATTCCCGCAGGCATCTTCGAACTCGCCGGGCGGCTCGCGCTGTCGAGCCATCATCCTGTCGCCGCTGCCGTTGCGCTCGCCGCGGGTGCAAGGTCGCCGATCGTTGGTGCGGTCGAGGAGGCCGGGCAGGGCGTGCGCGCTGTGGTGGACGGTGTCGAGCTTCGCCTTGGCCGTCCGTCCTTCTGCCGCGCCGAGGCGCTGGTCGGCAGCGCCACGCTCGATCCCGAAGCCTCCATCGTAGCTTTCAGCAAAGGGACTGAAAAATTCATCCTGTCGGTGCGTCAGGGCCTGCGCCCGGACGCGCAGGCCGTGATCGCGGCGCTGAAGGCGCGCAATATCGGCATCGAGATTCTCTCCGGCGACCGCGAGCCCGCGGTGATCGCGGCGGCCCATGCGCTGGGCATCGCCGAATGGCGCGCCGGCGTCACGCCGGCCGACAAGATCGCACGGATCGAGGAACTGAAGCGGCGCGGCGCAAAAGTATTGATGGTCGGCGACGGCATGAACGACGCGCCCTCGCTGGCGGCGGCCCATGTCTCGATGTCGCCGATCTCGGCCGCGCATCTCAGCCAGGCGACCGCCGATCTCGTCTTCCTCGGCCGGCCGCTGGCACCGGTCGTTGCTGCGATCGACGCCTGCCGCAAGGCGCTGCATCTGATGCGGCAGAACCTCTGGCTGGCGATCGGCTATAACGTCCTCGCCGTGCCGGTGGCGATCAGCGGCGTGGTGACGCCCCTGATTGCGGCGGCAGCCATGAGCGGATCCTCGATCCTGGTGATGCTGAATTCGCTGAGGGCGCGTAGTGCGTCACGGGAGATCGTGTGA
- the ccoS gene encoding cbb3-type cytochrome oxidase assembly protein CcoS, translated as MEILVILVPLALMLGGAGLVAFLWSLRSGQYDDLDGAAWRAIADDEPPQDAPVKR; from the coding sequence ATGGAAATCCTGGTGATCCTGGTGCCGCTGGCGCTGATGCTCGGAGGCGCCGGCCTCGTCGCCTTCCTCTGGTCGCTTCGCAGCGGCCAATATGACGATCTCGACGGCGCAGCGTGGCGGGCCATCGCCGACGACGAGCCGCCGCAGGACGCCCCGGTCAAGCGCTAA
- a CDS encoding patatin-like phospholipase family protein — protein sequence MQKNVGVCGPNDLPGQVVLVLQGGGALGSYQAGVYQALHEAGIEPDWVIGTSIGAINGSLIAGNAPGNRLARLKEFWKRMEQNPVWALGGAFPDFSEKLAYLSTVTNGIPGFFRPNPLAHAGDSFPLGADHAGFYSTAPLEKTLSELVDFDLANRCAPRLTVGAAHVGTSEMRYFDSRDGELTVKHVMASGALPPAFPAVRIDGELYWDGGILSNTPTEAVFDDNPRRDSLIFSVHLWNSVGAEPTTMAEVLNRHKDVQYSSRIASQIVRQQQAHRLRHVINQLAARLPESERNDPAVRELMSYGCPTRMHVVRLLAPQLDRETHTKDIDFSPSGITRRWHAGYAHTKSVLARKPWIGEFDPLAGVVLHEHMDEMPMAAE from the coding sequence ATGCAGAAAAATGTCGGAGTGTGCGGCCCCAACGATCTGCCAGGACAGGTCGTGCTGGTGCTGCAAGGCGGCGGTGCGCTCGGCTCCTATCAGGCGGGCGTCTATCAGGCCCTGCACGAGGCCGGGATCGAGCCGGACTGGGTCATCGGCACCTCGATCGGCGCCATCAACGGGAGCCTGATCGCCGGTAATGCGCCGGGAAACAGGCTCGCGCGCCTGAAGGAGTTCTGGAAGCGGATGGAGCAGAATCCGGTTTGGGCTCTGGGTGGCGCCTTTCCCGACTTCAGCGAGAAGCTCGCCTATTTGTCGACTGTCACCAACGGCATTCCCGGCTTCTTCCGGCCCAACCCGCTGGCGCATGCGGGAGATTCCTTTCCACTCGGCGCCGATCACGCCGGCTTCTATTCGACCGCGCCGCTGGAGAAGACGCTGAGCGAGCTGGTCGATTTCGATCTGGCCAATCGCTGCGCGCCGCGACTGACGGTCGGTGCCGCTCATGTCGGCACCAGCGAAATGCGCTATTTCGACAGCCGCGACGGCGAACTGACGGTGAAGCATGTCATGGCTTCGGGCGCGCTGCCGCCGGCCTTCCCGGCGGTGCGCATCGATGGCGAGCTGTATTGGGACGGCGGCATCCTGTCGAACACGCCGACGGAGGCCGTATTCGACGACAATCCACGCAGGGATTCGCTGATTTTCTCCGTGCATCTGTGGAATTCCGTCGGCGCCGAGCCGACCACGATGGCGGAGGTCTTGAACCGCCATAAGGACGTGCAGTACTCCAGCCGCATCGCGAGTCAGATCGTGCGGCAGCAGCAGGCCCATCGCCTGCGCCACGTCATCAACCAGCTTGCCGCGCGGTTGCCCGAGAGCGAGCGCAACGATCCCGCGGTGAGGGAATTGATGAGCTACGGCTGTCCGACCCGCATGCACGTGGTGCGACTGCTGGCGCCGCAGCTCGATCGCGAAACCCACACCAAGGATATCGACTTCAGTCCGTCAGGCATTACGCGGCGCTGGCATGCTGGCTATGCTCACACTAAATCAGTGCTGGCGCGAAAGCCGTGGATCGGTGAATTCGATCCGCTCGCCGGCGTGGTGCTGCACGAGCATATGGACGAGATGCCGATGGCGGCGGAGTAG
- a CDS encoding oxygenase MpaB family protein, which yields MVSGNDLELALDQVRADAAGPVAGVFGPDTVTWQIDREAVIFLGAGRALLLQLAHPWVAAAIAEHSRTLADPIGRFHRTFDIVFAMVFGSLDRAQLSSRQLHRRHSMIVGAMPEAVGPFAAGSRYCANDIPSLRWVHATLVETAVMAHDLVLPPLSAEERERYWSESRMFGALFGLTADDLPADWSGFAAYTAAMAQSETLTVSPAAREIAAQILGGARPWLRPPRWYRALTASLLPERLRAGFGFEFDERDKRAADNALRWIRRVYPKLPDRLRYVGPYQEAQARLRGEPQPDWMTRCLNRAWIGRPQMDVRGKG from the coding sequence TTGGTATCCGGGAACGATCTGGAATTGGCCCTCGATCAGGTCCGCGCCGACGCCGCGGGACCGGTCGCCGGCGTGTTCGGTCCTGACACGGTGACCTGGCAGATCGACCGGGAGGCCGTCATCTTTCTCGGCGCCGGCCGCGCGCTGTTGTTGCAGCTGGCGCATCCCTGGGTCGCTGCCGCCATCGCGGAGCATTCACGGACCCTTGCCGATCCAATCGGCCGCTTCCATCGCACCTTCGACATCGTCTTTGCGATGGTGTTCGGCTCGCTCGACCGGGCGCAGTTGTCGTCCCGACAATTGCATCGGCGCCACAGCATGATCGTCGGCGCGATGCCCGAGGCCGTCGGTCCGTTCGCGGCAGGCTCGCGCTACTGCGCCAACGACATTCCGTCGTTGCGCTGGGTTCATGCGACGCTGGTCGAGACCGCGGTGATGGCGCATGACCTGGTCCTTCCGCCGCTCTCGGCGGAGGAGCGCGAGCGCTACTGGAGCGAGAGCCGGATGTTCGGCGCCTTGTTCGGATTGACGGCCGACGATTTGCCCGCGGACTGGTCCGGCTTTGCGGCCTACACCGCGGCGATGGCGCAGTCGGAGACGCTGACCGTCAGCCCGGCGGCGCGCGAGATCGCCGCGCAGATCCTTGGCGGCGCCCGTCCGTGGTTGCGGCCACCGCGATGGTATCGCGCGCTCACCGCGAGTTTGTTGCCGGAGCGCCTGCGAGCGGGCTTCGGGTTTGAATTCGACGAGCGCGACAAGCGGGCAGCTGACAATGCGCTGAGATGGATCAGGCGCGTCTATCCCAAACTGCCGGACCGGCTGCGCTATGTCGGTCCCTACCAGGAAGCGCAGGCACGGCTGCGGGGCGAGCCGCAGCCCGACTGGATGACCCGGTGTCTCAATCGCGCTTGGATCGGGCGGCCGCAAATGGATGTGCGCGGGAAGGGGTGA
- the glgA gene encoding glycogen synthase GlgA, translating into MRVLFVTTEMDDFVRVGGLGAVSAALPRALRPLADIRVMLPGYRDIIEQLTHIQIVGRCPAFAEMPACSLGRAATKDGLPVYVLLCSQLYDRPGNPYGDESGHDWPDNDIRFARFASAAAELAMGKLDKNWAADLIHANDWQASLVPAYLAWRGAKLPSILTIHNLAYQGLFPKDSLRRIGVPESSFHIDGVEFYDQLSFLKAGLVYASHLTTVSGTYAREITTEEFGCGLEGLLRVRSDAAELTGILNGIDESWDPRSCSQLAQQFGAGDWVGKKANADYVRKQFGLAVSRGPMFAIVARLVHQKGIDLVLSAADEIIDAGGQIVVTGSGEPALEQALIDAHRRRPDAIGVTIGFNDAQARRIFAGSDFTLMPSRFEPCGLSQMYAQRFGSLPIGHQTGGLAETITDGETGFLFSKPSHESFLGGVRRAFSAFVAHDQLDSMRRSAMGRSFSWSISAGSYSALYRRLASV; encoded by the coding sequence TTGAGGGTCTTGTTCGTCACAACCGAGATGGACGATTTCGTCCGCGTTGGCGGACTCGGCGCCGTTTCCGCTGCACTTCCCAGGGCGCTTCGCCCTCTCGCCGATATCCGGGTCATGTTGCCCGGCTATCGCGACATCATCGAACAACTCACGCATATTCAGATCGTTGGCCGCTGCCCAGCGTTTGCGGAGATGCCGGCCTGCTCGCTCGGGCGAGCTGCGACCAAGGACGGGCTGCCGGTCTATGTGCTGTTGTGCTCACAACTCTACGACCGGCCTGGCAATCCCTATGGCGACGAGTCCGGACACGACTGGCCGGACAACGACATCCGCTTTGCGCGCTTTGCCTCGGCAGCCGCTGAGCTGGCCATGGGCAAGCTGGACAAGAATTGGGCAGCAGACCTGATCCATGCCAATGACTGGCAGGCCTCGCTCGTGCCGGCCTACCTCGCCTGGCGCGGCGCCAAGCTGCCGTCGATCCTGACCATCCACAACCTCGCCTACCAGGGACTCTTCCCGAAGGACTCGCTGCGGCGGATCGGCGTCCCCGAGAGCTCCTTCCATATCGACGGCGTCGAGTTCTACGACCAGCTCTCCTTCCTCAAGGCCGGGCTGGTCTATGCCTCGCACCTCACCACCGTCAGCGGCACCTATGCACGCGAGATCACGACGGAGGAATTCGGCTGCGGCCTCGAGGGCCTGCTTCGTGTCCGCTCCGACGCGGCCGAGCTCACCGGCATCCTCAACGGCATCGACGAGAGCTGGGACCCTCGCTCCTGCTCCCAGCTGGCCCAGCAGTTCGGCGCCGGCGACTGGGTCGGCAAGAAGGCCAATGCGGATTACGTGCGCAAGCAGTTCGGGCTCGCGGTGTCGCGCGGCCCGATGTTTGCGATCGTCGCACGCCTCGTGCACCAGAAGGGCATCGACCTCGTGCTGTCGGCCGCCGACGAGATCATCGATGCCGGCGGGCAGATCGTGGTCACCGGCTCCGGCGAGCCCGCGCTCGAGCAGGCGCTGATCGACGCCCATCGCCGCCGCCCCGACGCGATCGGGGTCACGATCGGCTTCAACGACGCCCAGGCGCGGCGCATCTTCGCGGGCAGCGATTTCACATTGATGCCGTCGCGCTTCGAGCCGTGCGGGCTCAGCCAGATGTACGCCCAGCGCTTCGGCTCGCTGCCGATCGGTCACCAGACCGGCGGCCTGGCCGAGACCATCACCGACGGCGAGACCGGCTTTCTGTTCTCAAAACCCTCGCACGAATCCTTCCTCGGCGGGGTCCGCCGCGCCTTCTCAGCTTTCGTGGCGCATGACCAGCTCGACTCCATGCGTCGCAGCGCGATGGGACGTTCGTTCTCCTGGAGCATCTCGGCCGGCAGCTACAGCGCGCTGTATAGGAGGCTGGCGTCGGTGTGA
- a CDS encoding CaiB/BaiF CoA transferase family protein, whose product MQLADKHEGTTTKAFAGLRVLDFSTTIAGPHCARMLADMGAEVIKIETDGGETMRTRPPLRKGCSTVFGQLNVGKKSVVLDLKSEEGKEAVRRLAATADILVENFRPGVMHRLRLDYDRLRPVNPKLIYCSISGYGQTGPSAELPAYAPVIHAASGYDMAHLAYQPGRSRPDYCGIYHADVVTGTYGFGAIASALYQRTVTGQGQHIDVSMLETMLSLTVIELQSSQFAVKPPPRPMFGPTETASGYVMITVASEKTFQCLMGVIGRPEWISDPRFSTYAARRENWADMMDGVEAWSRPLTTDACLVALGAAGVPASAYRTVSEALADPQLAHRQALSSVEDEGGSFQVLNLPFRMSGADTTPAKTMAVLGEHTDALREEIGLAGDAPIPSGKTAATN is encoded by the coding sequence ATGCAGTTAGCAGATAAGCATGAGGGGACGACGACCAAGGCCTTCGCCGGCCTCAGGGTCCTGGATTTTTCGACCACCATCGCCGGTCCCCATTGTGCGCGGATGCTTGCCGACATGGGCGCCGAGGTCATCAAGATCGAGACCGACGGCGGCGAGACGATGCGCACCCGGCCGCCGCTGCGCAAGGGGTGCAGCACCGTATTCGGCCAGCTCAACGTCGGCAAGAAAAGCGTTGTGCTCGATCTCAAGTCCGAGGAGGGCAAGGAGGCGGTGCGCCGGCTCGCCGCGACCGCCGATATCCTGGTCGAGAACTTTCGCCCCGGCGTGATGCACCGGCTGCGGCTTGACTACGACCGCCTGCGCCCGGTCAATCCCAAGCTGATCTATTGCTCGATCTCGGGCTACGGCCAGACCGGCCCCTCGGCCGAGCTGCCGGCCTATGCGCCGGTGATCCATGCGGCCTCCGGCTACGACATGGCGCATCTCGCCTACCAGCCCGGCCGCAGCCGTCCCGATTATTGCGGCATCTACCATGCCGACGTCGTCACCGGCACCTACGGTTTCGGCGCGATTGCGTCGGCGCTCTATCAGCGCACCGTGACCGGGCAGGGCCAGCACATCGACGTTTCGATGCTGGAGACGATGCTGAGCCTGACGGTGATCGAGCTGCAGAGCTCGCAATTCGCGGTGAAGCCGCCGCCGCGCCCGATGTTCGGCCCGACCGAGACGGCGAGCGGCTATGTCATGATCACGGTCGCGAGCGAGAAGACGTTCCAGTGCCTGATGGGTGTGATCGGCCGCCCCGAATGGATTTCCGATCCGCGCTTCTCCACCTACGCCGCGCGGCGCGAGAACTGGGCTGACATGATGGACGGGGTCGAAGCCTGGTCGCGGCCGCTCACGACCGACGCATGTCTTGTCGCGCTTGGCGCGGCCGGTGTGCCGGCCTCGGCCTATCGCACCGTGTCCGAGGCGCTGGCCGATCCGCAACTCGCGCACCGGCAGGCGCTCTCGTCCGTGGAGGACGAGGGTGGCTCGTTCCAGGTGCTCAATCTGCCGTTCCGGATGTCGGGCGCCGACACCACGCCCGCCAAAACGATGGCCGTGCTCGGCGAGCACACGGACGCATTGCGCGAGGAGATCGGCCTCGCCGGCGATGCGCCAATTCCGTCAGGCAAAACGGCTGCGACAAACTGA